A window of the Halopseudomonas phragmitis genome harbors these coding sequences:
- a CDS encoding DUF192 domain-containing protein, producing the protein MRTVLALMIAGWLTTVSSWVAAELPRLALPLGDELFQLELVDDPISRQQGLMGREALDTNGGMLFDFPAGTRPAIWMRNMLISLDLLFVDDQGQLVQIFEQVPPCQAMPCPIYRAEQPLRFVIELAAGSAERLGLQPGAQLELGELTLRPAPPQ; encoded by the coding sequence GCTGATGATTGCAGGTTGGCTGACAACCGTCAGTAGCTGGGTGGCGGCCGAGCTGCCACGGTTGGCCCTGCCCTTGGGCGACGAGTTGTTTCAACTGGAACTGGTCGATGATCCGATCAGCCGACAGCAGGGCCTGATGGGCCGTGAGGCACTGGATACCAATGGCGGCATGCTGTTCGATTTTCCCGCCGGCACCCGGCCGGCGATCTGGATGCGCAACATGCTCATCAGCCTGGATCTGCTGTTTGTTGATGATCAGGGGCAATTGGTGCAGATCTTCGAACAGGTGCCGCCGTGCCAGGCCATGCCCTGCCCGATTTACCGCGCCGAGCAGCCGCTGCGTTTTGTCATCGAACTGGCTGCCGGCAGCGCCGAGCGTCTGGGCCTGCAACCCGGCGCTCAGCTCGAGCTGGGTGAATTGACCCTGCGTCCGGCCCCGCCCCAGTAA
- a CDS encoding CobW family GTP-binding protein: MLNAIPTHLIAGPLGAGKTSLLRHLLGQRPENERWALLINEFGELGIDAALLEQPESGVQIADIAGGCLCCVNGVPFQVGLSRLLRRARPDRLLIECSGLGHPATLQQQLQQPPWDRVLQLQPLIMVLDARQPLKLSPAQASALPQAGLLVLNRISDCSQPPQLPGELSGIEQVSCDHGALALACLPQTAEKKPGAEPPPVLNASPAPLPLWQTQDDWHCLQRQQDGFHSIGWRLHPQLRVQRQALAQWLAEQHWLRAKGIFNTEAGWMSFNCLAPEPLHWRVSDWRNDNRLELISTVPLERQELESGLRRLLHSQ; this comes from the coding sequence ATGCTCAACGCCATCCCCACTCACTTGATCGCCGGCCCGCTCGGTGCCGGCAAGACCAGCCTGTTGCGCCATCTGCTCGGCCAGCGTCCGGAGAACGAGCGCTGGGCCCTGTTGATCAACGAGTTCGGTGAGTTAGGCATTGATGCGGCGCTGCTGGAGCAACCCGAGAGCGGCGTGCAGATCGCCGATATCGCCGGCGGCTGTCTATGCTGCGTCAATGGCGTACCGTTTCAAGTCGGTCTCAGTCGTCTGCTGCGCCGAGCCCGGCCTGACCGGCTGTTGATCGAGTGTTCCGGCCTGGGTCACCCCGCCACGCTCCAGCAGCAATTGCAGCAGCCGCCCTGGGACAGGGTTCTGCAGCTGCAACCGCTGATCATGGTGCTCGATGCCCGCCAGCCTCTGAAGCTGTCCCCGGCGCAGGCCAGCGCACTGCCGCAAGCTGGGCTGCTGGTATTGAACCGGATCAGTGACTGCTCACAGCCGCCTCAGTTGCCTGGCGAGTTGAGCGGTATTGAACAGGTGAGCTGTGATCACGGCGCTCTGGCGCTGGCCTGCCTGCCACAAACCGCCGAGAAAAAGCCTGGGGCCGAGCCACCGCCTGTATTGAACGCCAGCCCGGCGCCGCTGCCATTGTGGCAAACCCAGGATGACTGGCACTGTCTACAGCGTCAGCAGGACGGTTTTCACAGCATCGGCTGGCGGCTGCATCCCCAGCTCAGGGTCCAACGCCAAGCGCTGGCACAATGGCTGGCTGAACAACACTGGCTGCGGGCCAAGGGCATTTTCAATACCGAGGCCGGCTGGATGAGTTTCAACTGCCTGGCGCCCGAACCTTTGCACTGGCGCGTCAGTGACTGGCGCAATGACAACCGCCTGGAGTTGATCAGTACCGTGCCCCTTGAGCGCCAAGAGCTGGAGTCCGGCTTGCGGCGGCTGCTGCACAGCCAGTAA